The DNA window ATTTGTTTTTAAACCACCAAGTGGAGCGAAAGAATTTAAATTTTCGGATACCAGAACTTCTAAAGAAGAATCTCTTGAAGGAAAAAAAGCACCTGATTTTAATCTGAAGGATATTGAAGGGAAAAGTATCACTCTTTCTTCTTATGAAGGTAAAGTTGTACTTCTTAATTTCTGGGCAAGTTGGTGTCCACCATGCAGAGAAGAATTAAAAGTCATACAGAAAATTTACAATGAATATAAAGATAAAGGAGTAATAGTTCTGTGTGTAAATAGTGGTGAAGATAAAGAAAAAGTTGAGGATTTTATAGATGAAAACAATTATAAATTTCCTGTTCTCCTTGATACAGATAGCAAAGTAAGCGATAATTATAAAGTAAACACCATTCCAAGAGTTCTTCTGATTAATAAAGATGGGATAGTTGTAAAAGATTTAACAGGTTATACTTCTGAAAATGAAAAAATTTTAAGGGAAGAAATTGAAAAGATAAAATAGGTTAACTATATCTGATTTTGTAAGAAGAGAAGAAAATGAACTTATATTCAGTTAAAATAAATCCTGTAAAGAAAATTTTAGGAATTCATATATTATTAGCAGTTTTGGTTTTTGCTCAAATTAACTTTCCGCCAAAAATTAAAGAAGTACTGAATAAAACTGAAAATATATTTAAAGGTAAAAAAATTGAAGCAAAGTATATTTTTTCTACAACAATAGGAAAGTATCTTGATTCTGATTCTAAACAGAAAAATTATGAAATAATTGAAATAGAATCAAATCTGATGGCTGATTTAAATTCTGGAAAGTTTTATCTTGAAAATGGAGATAGACAGATTTCTGTTTATGATGGAAATTACTTATGGAATTACGATAAAGTAATAAATGCTTACAATAAAATACCTTTAAAAAATACTCCTTCCCATTTTGTTTTTCCCTTATTTATTATAGATTTAGCAAAAGCAATTCCCAAAATTGAAAGTGTTGATATGGAAGAGGTAAGTTTTGAAAATAAAAATTGTTTTTTAATAAAATTTTCTGGAAAGGACTTTGCAAATAATTCCTGTACTGTAAATTTATGGATTAATAAAGAAAACTATTATCCTGTACAATTTCAATCATTAACAACTATAGGAACTGAATTATCCGAAATGAATTATAAGTTTAAAAGTTTGAAAATAAATCCTGAAATTTCTGATGATAAGTTTAATTTCAAAATTCCAGAAGGTGCAAAGGAGATAAAAACCGGTAAGTAAAAAAGGAGGAGCATATGAAAAAAATAATTTTATTTTTGATTTTTGTAAATTTTTTATTTGCTCAAAGTAAAAAGGATGTTAAACTTGTTATTTACAATCAGAATTTTGCTGTATGTGATGAGATAAGGGAAATTGAAGTACCTGCTG is part of the bacterium genome and encodes:
- a CDS encoding DUF2092 domain-containing protein, with the protein product MNLYSVKINPVKKILGIHILLAVLVFAQINFPPKIKEVLNKTENIFKGKKIEAKYIFSTTIGKYLDSDSKQKNYEIIEIESNLMADLNSGKFYLENGDRQISVYDGNYLWNYDKVINAYNKIPLKNTPSHFVFPLFIIDLAKAIPKIESVDMEEVSFENKNCFLIKFSGKDFANNSCTVNLWINKENYYPVQFQSLTTIGTELSEMNYKFKSLKINPEISDDKFNFKIPEGAKEIKTGK